A window of the Lactuca sativa cultivar Salinas chromosome 7, Lsat_Salinas_v11, whole genome shotgun sequence genome harbors these coding sequences:
- the LOC111906597 gene encoding uncharacterized protein LOC111906597 isoform X2 → MPSLQMKMKSTMGCLREKNGLHVCQKSSKISKNSSSHIRSFQQEAQLETCISNKHDDSFCSEATMQEIRSDETNCCEHLEEESIQDHTQANCCSAIETIFSPNPESNDNESEATASNNGGSEKDIEVASSGDEDRNSCEYQSCNVSDFFISDMSVSSPPIERSSSSYGITEATCLPDYGCDESNIFFDDDYMILPFLEDSIDTCNKEEDDSRNSLEPVMVSEESSLYLAIHQLRSCNQEIEVNNYPEWDPAECLDPQMFVKNLPDLSEVERKTVTLALDLDETLVHSSLEHCDDADFTFSVYFDLKEHTVYVKQRPYLREFLERVSEMFQIVVFTASQSIYAKQLLDILDPDGKIISHRAYRDSCIFTDGIYTKDLTVLGVDLAKVAIIDNCPQVFQMQVNNGIPIKSWFNDPSDCALITLLPFLETLADAEDVRPIIAKRFGNKE, encoded by the exons ATGCCATCACTACAGATGAAGATGAAGTCAACCATGGGGTGTTTGAGAGAAAAGAATGGCCTCCATGTATGTCAAAAATCCAGCAAGATTTCCAAGAACTCTTCATCACATATCAGGAGTTTCCAACAAGAAGCTCAACTTGAGACTTGTATTTCTAACAAACACGATG ATTCTTTCTGCAGTGAAGCAACTATGCAGGAAATTAGAAGCGATGAAACTAACTGTTGTGAACATCTAGAAGAAGAAAGTATTCAG GATCATACACAAGCTAACTGCTGTTCAGCCATAGAAACTATCTTTTCACCTAACCCAGAGTCCAATGACAATGAGAGTGAAGCAACTGCATCCAATAATGGAG GGAGTGAAAAAGACATTGAAGTGGcatcatcaggagatgaagataGAAATTCATGTGAATATCAAAGTTGTAATGTCTCAGATTTCTTCATCTCAGACATGTCTGTTTCTAGTCCACCCATTGAAAGGAGCTCTTCATCATATGGCATTACAGAAGCTACATGTTTGCCTGATTATGGATGTGATGAATCAAACATATTTTTCGATGATGATTACATGATACTTCCTTTTCTTGAAGACAGCATTGACACTTGCAACAAGGAGGAGGATGACAGCAGAAACAGTTTAGAACCTGTCATGGTTTCAGAAGAATCAAGCTTATACTTAGCAATTCATCAGCTGAGATCATGCAATCAGGAGATTGAAGTTAATAATTATCCTGAATGGGATCCTGCTGAATGTTTGGATCCACAAATGTTTGTTAAAAATCTGCCTGACCTTTCAGAAGTTGAAAGAAAAACTGTCACATTAGCACTTGATTTAGATG AAACACTGGTGCACTCTTCATTGGAACACTGTGATGATGCAGACTTCACATTTTCGGTATATTTTGATCTCAAAGAACATACTGTGTATGTAAAGCAGAGGCCTTACCTTAGAGAGTTCTTGGAAAGAGTATCAGAAATGTTCCAAATTGTGGTGTTCACAGCAAGTCAGAGCATTTATGCAAAACAACTTCTTGACATATTGGATCCAGATGGAAAAATCATCTCTCATAGGGCGTATAGAGACTCATGTATTTTCACAGATGGAATTTACACCAAGGATTTAACAGTTTTAGGTGTTGATCTTGCCAAAGTTGCCATAATTGACAACTGCCCACAG GTTTTCCAGATGCAAGTGAATAACGGGATTCCAATAAAGAGTTGGTTTAATGATCCATCAGATTGTGCATTAATTACACTTCTGCCCTTCCTAGAGACACTAGCAGATGCTGAAGATGTTCGTCCAATAATTGCCAAGAGATTCGGTAACAAGGAATAA
- the LOC111906597 gene encoding uncharacterized protein LOC111906597 isoform X1, whose amino-acid sequence MPSLQMKMKSTMGCLREKNGLHVCQKSSKISKNSSSHIRSFQQEAQLETCISNKHDADSFCSEATMQEIRSDETNCCEHLEEESIQDHTQANCCSAIETIFSPNPESNDNESEATASNNGGSEKDIEVASSGDEDRNSCEYQSCNVSDFFISDMSVSSPPIERSSSSYGITEATCLPDYGCDESNIFFDDDYMILPFLEDSIDTCNKEEDDSRNSLEPVMVSEESSLYLAIHQLRSCNQEIEVNNYPEWDPAECLDPQMFVKNLPDLSEVERKTVTLALDLDETLVHSSLEHCDDADFTFSVYFDLKEHTVYVKQRPYLREFLERVSEMFQIVVFTASQSIYAKQLLDILDPDGKIISHRAYRDSCIFTDGIYTKDLTVLGVDLAKVAIIDNCPQVFQMQVNNGIPIKSWFNDPSDCALITLLPFLETLADAEDVRPIIAKRFGNKE is encoded by the exons ATGCCATCACTACAGATGAAGATGAAGTCAACCATGGGGTGTTTGAGAGAAAAGAATGGCCTCCATGTATGTCAAAAATCCAGCAAGATTTCCAAGAACTCTTCATCACATATCAGGAGTTTCCAACAAGAAGCTCAACTTGAGACTTGTATTTCTAACAAACACGATG CAGATTCTTTCTGCAGTGAAGCAACTATGCAGGAAATTAGAAGCGATGAAACTAACTGTTGTGAACATCTAGAAGAAGAAAGTATTCAG GATCATACACAAGCTAACTGCTGTTCAGCCATAGAAACTATCTTTTCACCTAACCCAGAGTCCAATGACAATGAGAGTGAAGCAACTGCATCCAATAATGGAG GGAGTGAAAAAGACATTGAAGTGGcatcatcaggagatgaagataGAAATTCATGTGAATATCAAAGTTGTAATGTCTCAGATTTCTTCATCTCAGACATGTCTGTTTCTAGTCCACCCATTGAAAGGAGCTCTTCATCATATGGCATTACAGAAGCTACATGTTTGCCTGATTATGGATGTGATGAATCAAACATATTTTTCGATGATGATTACATGATACTTCCTTTTCTTGAAGACAGCATTGACACTTGCAACAAGGAGGAGGATGACAGCAGAAACAGTTTAGAACCTGTCATGGTTTCAGAAGAATCAAGCTTATACTTAGCAATTCATCAGCTGAGATCATGCAATCAGGAGATTGAAGTTAATAATTATCCTGAATGGGATCCTGCTGAATGTTTGGATCCACAAATGTTTGTTAAAAATCTGCCTGACCTTTCAGAAGTTGAAAGAAAAACTGTCACATTAGCACTTGATTTAGATG AAACACTGGTGCACTCTTCATTGGAACACTGTGATGATGCAGACTTCACATTTTCGGTATATTTTGATCTCAAAGAACATACTGTGTATGTAAAGCAGAGGCCTTACCTTAGAGAGTTCTTGGAAAGAGTATCAGAAATGTTCCAAATTGTGGTGTTCACAGCAAGTCAGAGCATTTATGCAAAACAACTTCTTGACATATTGGATCCAGATGGAAAAATCATCTCTCATAGGGCGTATAGAGACTCATGTATTTTCACAGATGGAATTTACACCAAGGATTTAACAGTTTTAGGTGTTGATCTTGCCAAAGTTGCCATAATTGACAACTGCCCACAG GTTTTCCAGATGCAAGTGAATAACGGGATTCCAATAAAGAGTTGGTTTAATGATCCATCAGATTGTGCATTAATTACACTTCTGCCCTTCCTAGAGACACTAGCAGATGCTGAAGATGTTCGTCCAATAATTGCCAAGAGATTCGGTAACAAGGAATAA
- the LOC111906596 gene encoding pre-mRNA-processing factor 39-2 isoform X2 codes for MDLQVLADAADGLSAMETVPEVGSPEEDYEIADSDSLDFDSWTSLISEIEKTNSDNIKAISSVYESFLSQFPLCHEYWKRYADHMTRLSTMEKAVKIFECAVESATYSVGLWVDYCSFSMLAFEDPHDVRRIFERGLSFVGKDFLSQKLWDVYIRFELSQQQWTFLAHILIRALKFPTKSLHKYYDNFKEFAAFVEEDMSCSKSRNLEPYTDDSTIEFATSDDKILNTIKKLQHSSSVEQRSKALNKLLTIGEGYYRKSCKLHEEIDYFENYMERDFFHVEPLEDEELENWHNYLDFIEKQEDFDWAVKVYERCLIPCANYPEFWMRYVEFMESKGGREIAKFALERSTRVFLKDVSEVHIFNARYREKIGDIEGARAAFQLCDTSESDSSFIETAIKEANMEKRLGNLDTALDIYKKALKMAAEKEKMHIIPILYIHFFRLKYLITSSADAAMNLLIAGVQQVPHSRLLLEELINFAMTHEGSRHLKKMDRIMATTITCESESLSSKDREDLSNLYLKFVDHCGTTNDIKKAWNRHIKSFPRLIRRPTSSHKQPRETQPSVAHSIDHFAPTSPDKNPTNQEHGVISEPKTNELQISQKSDQNTTNEAEMLEKAVSSEKEPNPIALKDSPPPATANQNSSPVTGTTSNHHETEKSSSHQQNTENPNPTKENKGIEPVEPEPHAQPVQPMVQYPVQSTEPPGLGGQNTQAYNQMCQYQYQQNHNQQQWLQMQQSYVMPPEPQRLPPQQQAYVQQQYQLYQQQEQYQQYWYQMYQQQQQQQGYINMQQYQQGQVQGMMPPNTGFDQYTQQVGPRVPINIASPTNPHQSSHGASSHPAKSARSSSLERTLHT; via the exons ATGGACTTGCAGGTATTGGCCGACGCTGCCGATGGTCTTTCCGCCATGGAAACTGTGCCTGAAG ttggttCTCCTGAAGAAGATTATGAAATTGCTGATAGTGACTCATTGGACTTTGATTCTTGGACTTCACTCATTTCAGAGATTGAGAAAACCAACTCG GACAACATAAAAGCAATATCATCAGTGTATGAGTCATTCCTCTCTCAGTTCCCATTGTGTCATGAATATTGGAAGAGGTATGCAGATCACATGACAAGGCTTTCTACAATGGAAAAAGCTGTTAAAATCTTTGAATGTGCAGTGGAATCTGCAACATATTCTGTTGGATTGTGGGTTGATTATTGTAGCTTCAGTATGCTTGCTTTTGAAGATCCACATGATGTTCGTCG AATATTTGAAAGAGGGCTCTCCTTTGTTGGAAAAGATTTCTTATCTCAGAAATTATGGGATGTGTACATCAGATTCGAGTTATCTCAACAACAATGGACTTTCCTTGCTCACATTCTTATTCGTGCTCTAAAATTCCCAACAAAGAGTTTACACAAATATTATGACAA TTTTAAAGAATTTGCTGCTTTTGTAGAAGAGGACATGTCATGCTCAAAAAGTCGCAACCTTGAACCCTACACGGATGATTCAACCATAGAATTTGCCACATCAGATGATAAAATCTTGAATACCATTAAAAAGCTGCAACATTCCTCGAGTGTTGAGCAAAGGTCAAAAGCCCTAAATAAACTACTCACCATTGGTGAGGGGTATTATCGTAAATCATGCAAATTGCACGAAGAAATAGATTACTTTGAGAATTACATGGAGAGGGACTTTTTTCATGTGGAACCACTTGAAGATGAAGAGCTGGAAAATTGGCATAATTATTTGGATTTCATTGAGAAGCAAGAGGATTTTGATTGG GCTGTGAAGGTGTATGAAAGATGCTTAATCCCATGTGCTAATTACCCTGAATTCTGGATGCGATATGTGGAGTTTATGGAATCCAAAGGGGGAAGAGAAATAGCAAAGTTTGCTTTAGAAAGATCCACACGTGTATTTCTAAAG GATGTATCAGAGGTGCATATTTTCAATGCAAGATATAGAGAGAAAATAGGAGATATTGAAGGAGCTCGTGCTGCATTTCAGCTTTGTGATACTTCTGAATCTGATTCATCTTTCATTGAAACCGCAATAAAAGAGGCTAATATGGAGAAACGTCTG GGAAATTTGGATACAGCTTTGGACATTTATAAAAAAGCACTCAAAATGGCAGCAGAAAAGGAGAAGATGCATATTATCCCTATTCTCTATATTCACTTTTTCCGTCTCAAATACCTG ATCACTAGTAGTGCAGATGCTGCAATGAACTTACTAATAGCAGGTGTCCAACAAGTACCTCATTCCAGATTACTTCTAGAA gaaTTGATTAATTTTGCAATGACACACGAAGGATCAAGACATTTGAAGAAAATGGACCGAATTATGGCGACTACCATAACTTGTGAATCAGAAAGTTTAAGTTCCAAAGATCGTGAGGATTTGTCAAATTTGTATTTAAAG TTTGTCGATCACTGTGGGACCACAAATGACATAAAAAAAGCATGGAATCGTCACATAAAATCTTTCCCTCGCCTAATACGAAGACCTACCTCTTCACACAAACAACCAAGAGAAACACAACCTTCTGTGGCTCATAGTattgaccattttgcccctacTTCACCTGATAAGAACCCCACAAATCAAGAACATGGAGTTATATCTGAACCAAAAACAAATGAGCTACAAATATCACAAAAATCAGATCAAAACACAACCAATGAAGCTGAAATGCTTGAGAAAGCGGTTTCTTCCGAGAAGGAACCAAATCCCATCGCCCTCAAGGATTCTCCGCCGCCTGCAACCGCCAATCAAAACTCCTCTCCAGTCACCGGAACCACCTCCAACCACCACGAAACTGAAAAAAGTTCCTCACATCAACAAAATActgaaaaccctaaccctacaaaagaaaacaaaggaattGAACCGGTTGAGCCTGAGCCACATGCTCAACCGGTTCAACCGATGGTTCAGTATCCTGTGCAGAGTACTGAACCACCGGGGCTTGGTGGTCAGAACACACAAGCTTACAATCAAATGTGCCAATATCAATACCAACAGAATCATAATCAGCAACAATGGCTGCAAATGCAACAGTCTTATGTAATGCCGCCAGAGCCGCAGCGGCTGCCGCCACAACAACAAGCTTATGTTCAGCAGCAGTATCAGTTGTATCAACAGCAGGAACAATACCAACAGTATTGGTATCAGAtgtatcaacaacaacaacagcaacaaggATATATTAATATGCAACAATATCAACAG GGTCAAGTTCAAGGGATGATGCCACCAAATACGGGATTTGATCAATACACACAACAGGTGGGTCCACGTGTACCAATAAACATCGCGTCTCCAACTAATCCCCATCAATCTTCCCATGGGGCCTCGTCACACCCTGCAAAATCTGCACGTTCTTCGTCTTTGGAGAGAACTCTCCATACTTGA
- the LOC111906596 gene encoding pre-mRNA-processing factor 39-2 isoform X1, which translates to MDLQVLADAADGLSAMETVPEAIGSPEEDYEIADSDSLDFDSWTSLISEIEKTNSDNIKAISSVYESFLSQFPLCHEYWKRYADHMTRLSTMEKAVKIFECAVESATYSVGLWVDYCSFSMLAFEDPHDVRRIFERGLSFVGKDFLSQKLWDVYIRFELSQQQWTFLAHILIRALKFPTKSLHKYYDNFKEFAAFVEEDMSCSKSRNLEPYTDDSTIEFATSDDKILNTIKKLQHSSSVEQRSKALNKLLTIGEGYYRKSCKLHEEIDYFENYMERDFFHVEPLEDEELENWHNYLDFIEKQEDFDWAVKVYERCLIPCANYPEFWMRYVEFMESKGGREIAKFALERSTRVFLKDVSEVHIFNARYREKIGDIEGARAAFQLCDTSESDSSFIETAIKEANMEKRLGNLDTALDIYKKALKMAAEKEKMHIIPILYIHFFRLKYLITSSADAAMNLLIAGVQQVPHSRLLLEELINFAMTHEGSRHLKKMDRIMATTITCESESLSSKDREDLSNLYLKFVDHCGTTNDIKKAWNRHIKSFPRLIRRPTSSHKQPRETQPSVAHSIDHFAPTSPDKNPTNQEHGVISEPKTNELQISQKSDQNTTNEAEMLEKAVSSEKEPNPIALKDSPPPATANQNSSPVTGTTSNHHETEKSSSHQQNTENPNPTKENKGIEPVEPEPHAQPVQPMVQYPVQSTEPPGLGGQNTQAYNQMCQYQYQQNHNQQQWLQMQQSYVMPPEPQRLPPQQQAYVQQQYQLYQQQEQYQQYWYQMYQQQQQQQGYINMQQYQQGQVQGMMPPNTGFDQYTQQVGPRVPINIASPTNPHQSSHGASSHPAKSARSSSLERTLHT; encoded by the exons ATGGACTTGCAGGTATTGGCCGACGCTGCCGATGGTCTTTCCGCCATGGAAACTGTGCCTGAAG caattggttCTCCTGAAGAAGATTATGAAATTGCTGATAGTGACTCATTGGACTTTGATTCTTGGACTTCACTCATTTCAGAGATTGAGAAAACCAACTCG GACAACATAAAAGCAATATCATCAGTGTATGAGTCATTCCTCTCTCAGTTCCCATTGTGTCATGAATATTGGAAGAGGTATGCAGATCACATGACAAGGCTTTCTACAATGGAAAAAGCTGTTAAAATCTTTGAATGTGCAGTGGAATCTGCAACATATTCTGTTGGATTGTGGGTTGATTATTGTAGCTTCAGTATGCTTGCTTTTGAAGATCCACATGATGTTCGTCG AATATTTGAAAGAGGGCTCTCCTTTGTTGGAAAAGATTTCTTATCTCAGAAATTATGGGATGTGTACATCAGATTCGAGTTATCTCAACAACAATGGACTTTCCTTGCTCACATTCTTATTCGTGCTCTAAAATTCCCAACAAAGAGTTTACACAAATATTATGACAA TTTTAAAGAATTTGCTGCTTTTGTAGAAGAGGACATGTCATGCTCAAAAAGTCGCAACCTTGAACCCTACACGGATGATTCAACCATAGAATTTGCCACATCAGATGATAAAATCTTGAATACCATTAAAAAGCTGCAACATTCCTCGAGTGTTGAGCAAAGGTCAAAAGCCCTAAATAAACTACTCACCATTGGTGAGGGGTATTATCGTAAATCATGCAAATTGCACGAAGAAATAGATTACTTTGAGAATTACATGGAGAGGGACTTTTTTCATGTGGAACCACTTGAAGATGAAGAGCTGGAAAATTGGCATAATTATTTGGATTTCATTGAGAAGCAAGAGGATTTTGATTGG GCTGTGAAGGTGTATGAAAGATGCTTAATCCCATGTGCTAATTACCCTGAATTCTGGATGCGATATGTGGAGTTTATGGAATCCAAAGGGGGAAGAGAAATAGCAAAGTTTGCTTTAGAAAGATCCACACGTGTATTTCTAAAG GATGTATCAGAGGTGCATATTTTCAATGCAAGATATAGAGAGAAAATAGGAGATATTGAAGGAGCTCGTGCTGCATTTCAGCTTTGTGATACTTCTGAATCTGATTCATCTTTCATTGAAACCGCAATAAAAGAGGCTAATATGGAGAAACGTCTG GGAAATTTGGATACAGCTTTGGACATTTATAAAAAAGCACTCAAAATGGCAGCAGAAAAGGAGAAGATGCATATTATCCCTATTCTCTATATTCACTTTTTCCGTCTCAAATACCTG ATCACTAGTAGTGCAGATGCTGCAATGAACTTACTAATAGCAGGTGTCCAACAAGTACCTCATTCCAGATTACTTCTAGAA gaaTTGATTAATTTTGCAATGACACACGAAGGATCAAGACATTTGAAGAAAATGGACCGAATTATGGCGACTACCATAACTTGTGAATCAGAAAGTTTAAGTTCCAAAGATCGTGAGGATTTGTCAAATTTGTATTTAAAG TTTGTCGATCACTGTGGGACCACAAATGACATAAAAAAAGCATGGAATCGTCACATAAAATCTTTCCCTCGCCTAATACGAAGACCTACCTCTTCACACAAACAACCAAGAGAAACACAACCTTCTGTGGCTCATAGTattgaccattttgcccctacTTCACCTGATAAGAACCCCACAAATCAAGAACATGGAGTTATATCTGAACCAAAAACAAATGAGCTACAAATATCACAAAAATCAGATCAAAACACAACCAATGAAGCTGAAATGCTTGAGAAAGCGGTTTCTTCCGAGAAGGAACCAAATCCCATCGCCCTCAAGGATTCTCCGCCGCCTGCAACCGCCAATCAAAACTCCTCTCCAGTCACCGGAACCACCTCCAACCACCACGAAACTGAAAAAAGTTCCTCACATCAACAAAATActgaaaaccctaaccctacaaaagaaaacaaaggaattGAACCGGTTGAGCCTGAGCCACATGCTCAACCGGTTCAACCGATGGTTCAGTATCCTGTGCAGAGTACTGAACCACCGGGGCTTGGTGGTCAGAACACACAAGCTTACAATCAAATGTGCCAATATCAATACCAACAGAATCATAATCAGCAACAATGGCTGCAAATGCAACAGTCTTATGTAATGCCGCCAGAGCCGCAGCGGCTGCCGCCACAACAACAAGCTTATGTTCAGCAGCAGTATCAGTTGTATCAACAGCAGGAACAATACCAACAGTATTGGTATCAGAtgtatcaacaacaacaacagcaacaaggATATATTAATATGCAACAATATCAACAG GGTCAAGTTCAAGGGATGATGCCACCAAATACGGGATTTGATCAATACACACAACAGGTGGGTCCACGTGTACCAATAAACATCGCGTCTCCAACTAATCCCCATCAATCTTCCCATGGGGCCTCGTCACACCCTGCAAAATCTGCACGTTCTTCGTCTTTGGAGAGAACTCTCCATACTTGA
- the LOC111906596 gene encoding pre-mRNA-processing factor 39-2 isoform X3: MSHSSLSSHCVMNIGRVESATYSVGLWVDYCSFSMLAFEDPHDVRRIFERGLSFVGKDFLSQKLWDVYIRFELSQQQWTFLAHILIRALKFPTKSLHKYYDNFKEFAAFVEEDMSCSKSRNLEPYTDDSTIEFATSDDKILNTIKKLQHSSSVEQRSKALNKLLTIGEGYYRKSCKLHEEIDYFENYMERDFFHVEPLEDEELENWHNYLDFIEKQEDFDWAVKVYERCLIPCANYPEFWMRYVEFMESKGGREIAKFALERSTRVFLKDVSEVHIFNARYREKIGDIEGARAAFQLCDTSESDSSFIETAIKEANMEKRLGNLDTALDIYKKALKMAAEKEKMHIIPILYIHFFRLKYLITSSADAAMNLLIAGVQQVPHSRLLLEELINFAMTHEGSRHLKKMDRIMATTITCESESLSSKDREDLSNLYLKFVDHCGTTNDIKKAWNRHIKSFPRLIRRPTSSHKQPRETQPSVAHSIDHFAPTSPDKNPTNQEHGVISEPKTNELQISQKSDQNTTNEAEMLEKAVSSEKEPNPIALKDSPPPATANQNSSPVTGTTSNHHETEKSSSHQQNTENPNPTKENKGIEPVEPEPHAQPVQPMVQYPVQSTEPPGLGGQNTQAYNQMCQYQYQQNHNQQQWLQMQQSYVMPPEPQRLPPQQQAYVQQQYQLYQQQEQYQQYWYQMYQQQQQQQGYINMQQYQQGQVQGMMPPNTGFDQYTQQVGPRVPINIASPTNPHQSSHGASSHPAKSARSSSLERTLHT, from the exons ATGAGTCATTCCTCTCTCAGTTCCCATTGTGTCATGAATATTGGAAGAG TGGAATCTGCAACATATTCTGTTGGATTGTGGGTTGATTATTGTAGCTTCAGTATGCTTGCTTTTGAAGATCCACATGATGTTCGTCG AATATTTGAAAGAGGGCTCTCCTTTGTTGGAAAAGATTTCTTATCTCAGAAATTATGGGATGTGTACATCAGATTCGAGTTATCTCAACAACAATGGACTTTCCTTGCTCACATTCTTATTCGTGCTCTAAAATTCCCAACAAAGAGTTTACACAAATATTATGACAA TTTTAAAGAATTTGCTGCTTTTGTAGAAGAGGACATGTCATGCTCAAAAAGTCGCAACCTTGAACCCTACACGGATGATTCAACCATAGAATTTGCCACATCAGATGATAAAATCTTGAATACCATTAAAAAGCTGCAACATTCCTCGAGTGTTGAGCAAAGGTCAAAAGCCCTAAATAAACTACTCACCATTGGTGAGGGGTATTATCGTAAATCATGCAAATTGCACGAAGAAATAGATTACTTTGAGAATTACATGGAGAGGGACTTTTTTCATGTGGAACCACTTGAAGATGAAGAGCTGGAAAATTGGCATAATTATTTGGATTTCATTGAGAAGCAAGAGGATTTTGATTGG GCTGTGAAGGTGTATGAAAGATGCTTAATCCCATGTGCTAATTACCCTGAATTCTGGATGCGATATGTGGAGTTTATGGAATCCAAAGGGGGAAGAGAAATAGCAAAGTTTGCTTTAGAAAGATCCACACGTGTATTTCTAAAG GATGTATCAGAGGTGCATATTTTCAATGCAAGATATAGAGAGAAAATAGGAGATATTGAAGGAGCTCGTGCTGCATTTCAGCTTTGTGATACTTCTGAATCTGATTCATCTTTCATTGAAACCGCAATAAAAGAGGCTAATATGGAGAAACGTCTG GGAAATTTGGATACAGCTTTGGACATTTATAAAAAAGCACTCAAAATGGCAGCAGAAAAGGAGAAGATGCATATTATCCCTATTCTCTATATTCACTTTTTCCGTCTCAAATACCTG ATCACTAGTAGTGCAGATGCTGCAATGAACTTACTAATAGCAGGTGTCCAACAAGTACCTCATTCCAGATTACTTCTAGAA gaaTTGATTAATTTTGCAATGACACACGAAGGATCAAGACATTTGAAGAAAATGGACCGAATTATGGCGACTACCATAACTTGTGAATCAGAAAGTTTAAGTTCCAAAGATCGTGAGGATTTGTCAAATTTGTATTTAAAG TTTGTCGATCACTGTGGGACCACAAATGACATAAAAAAAGCATGGAATCGTCACATAAAATCTTTCCCTCGCCTAATACGAAGACCTACCTCTTCACACAAACAACCAAGAGAAACACAACCTTCTGTGGCTCATAGTattgaccattttgcccctacTTCACCTGATAAGAACCCCACAAATCAAGAACATGGAGTTATATCTGAACCAAAAACAAATGAGCTACAAATATCACAAAAATCAGATCAAAACACAACCAATGAAGCTGAAATGCTTGAGAAAGCGGTTTCTTCCGAGAAGGAACCAAATCCCATCGCCCTCAAGGATTCTCCGCCGCCTGCAACCGCCAATCAAAACTCCTCTCCAGTCACCGGAACCACCTCCAACCACCACGAAACTGAAAAAAGTTCCTCACATCAACAAAATActgaaaaccctaaccctacaaaagaaaacaaaggaattGAACCGGTTGAGCCTGAGCCACATGCTCAACCGGTTCAACCGATGGTTCAGTATCCTGTGCAGAGTACTGAACCACCGGGGCTTGGTGGTCAGAACACACAAGCTTACAATCAAATGTGCCAATATCAATACCAACAGAATCATAATCAGCAACAATGGCTGCAAATGCAACAGTCTTATGTAATGCCGCCAGAGCCGCAGCGGCTGCCGCCACAACAACAAGCTTATGTTCAGCAGCAGTATCAGTTGTATCAACAGCAGGAACAATACCAACAGTATTGGTATCAGAtgtatcaacaacaacaacagcaacaaggATATATTAATATGCAACAATATCAACAG GGTCAAGTTCAAGGGATGATGCCACCAAATACGGGATTTGATCAATACACACAACAGGTGGGTCCACGTGTACCAATAAACATCGCGTCTCCAACTAATCCCCATCAATCTTCCCATGGGGCCTCGTCACACCCTGCAAAATCTGCACGTTCTTCGTCTTTGGAGAGAACTCTCCATACTTGA